ACTCAACTCAGCTATACTTAGAAGAACATTCTGACTAACTATTCAGAAGGAAAGAAACAAATCACCAAGTCAACAGGGCAAACAGATCAACGGAACTAAGAAAAAACATCAACTTACCAACAATCCTACTCAATCGAGAGTTTCACATCAAAGGggaaaaagagaaaacaagtaCCAAGGAAGCATTGCACAAACAGATTGGAACACGAACAAAGCAAGAGAAGCAAGCTCCAGCGCCTGATTCGGCGGCGTAACTTCACACAACCGCGCCAAATCACTCGCAAGGGAAggagaagagagaaaaagaagggagaaagacCGAGCCTTGACTCGATCTACTGGAGATTCAAATCTCTGTTAGGGTAGAATGAAAACACGTAACTTCCAGAGGTAATCAGAAGAGGGAATCCGCACCTGAGTTGGTGTATTTGCGCTTGCGCATCGCTTTCTTCTCTACCACTGCTCCAATAGATAATTCTACTTCTacatctcctcctccccctccccctcgagGTTTCGTCTCTTGGGAGACCGACCTCACCGTTACATTTGGCCGCGTTGCGGCTCGCTGCTTATATTTGGCGGATCTCTAATTATTTTATCGTGACCGTCCGATCATTATCTAACGGTTGATTGCTATTGCCATCCAAAGAGGGAAAGCCGCAACGCGAATCCATAGACCGGACCGGCCCAATTGTAATCCTTCCTGAAACCGCTGTCCCTCCGGTAATGGCGACTAGGGTTTTGGCCAGGCTCCCTCTCCGTCGCATCCTCTTCGAATCCCCGCCCAATCGATCATTTCCATATCGAAAGATCCAATCTTTCTCGagaccttcgaatcaccatgcAGCAATTCCGTCGGAATCCCCGTCAAATCCCCACTTCTCGCGACAAGTTTCCATCGCCGGCCTGCTTCTGAGGTACGGTTTCCCCCAATCCCAGTTGCACGAGTTCATCCGAAAGAACAGGTTTTTGATGGGTTCATCCCCTTCTGATGTCGAGAAGTGCATAGGGATCCTCTTATCCTTTGGCCTGAATCAGGATTCTCTGTTTTCGATCCTTTCCTCTTGCCCTTGGACTCTGGAACTAGGGTTTTTAAGGAAATGGCAGACGGCCTTCTCGGAACTACGGTTGCCGAGCCTTTCTCCTTCATTTGTCCGGAGAGCACTCGAGCAGTCTGCAAAACTCCGAATTGATCCGAATGATCTCCACCGCGGTGTGCAGGTCATGAAGAATCTAAGCCTTAATGATAAGGCTATGTCTAGGGTTCTGGAAGAAGTGCCTTTGACATTGATGAAAAACCCATTTGACATTGGCTGTAGGATTGATATCTTGAAAGATTTCAGGCTTAAGAATGATGAAATCAATAGGATTTGTCATCTCTTTCCTGGATTCTTAGCGTTTAACGTCGACAGTCGGTTGAGGCCTTTGTTTGCAGAGCTTCGAGACTTGGATTTTACTCCAGAGGAGGTTAGGAAGATGCTACTCAACAATCCCAAGCTGCTGCTCAGCATGGAAGCTGGGGAGCTTTCTCGTTGCGTTGATTTACTGAATAGTTTGAAATGCAGGGTACCAATTAAGAAGAAGATTCTAAGTAATGGTCGACTAATGGCATGCACTGAGGTAAAACTTAGAGTGGATTGCTTGTGCTGCCATGGTTTGATCCATCGAGATGCTTTCAAGGTTTTGTTTGTGGAGCCGAGAGTGATCATATATGATTTGGAAGACATAGAgaagaagattgattttttactccacAAGTTAGGTTTATGTATTGAGCATCTAATTGAATTTCCTGACTATTTGGGTGTGAATCTTGAGAAACAAATAATTCCACGTTTCGATGTCATCGAGCACCTGAAATCAATAGGAGGACTGGGTTTTAATGTTGGATTGAAGCATCTGGTGAGACTTAGCAGGCTGAAGTTTTACAACCTGTTTGTGAAGCCATATCCAGAGTGCGAGAAGATCTTTGGGGGATCGATTAGAGAAATTAAACCGCGACACCCAACTGGGATGTGGAAGCTGTTTAAGCCACAGAAATTCTCAGATACGGAGGAGGATGTGAAGAATATGAAGCTGTTCATGGAATCTTTGGCCTAGTGCAATTTGAACTTAATTTCTAATTGCTTTATGACTTGAAAGGCGAGTAGAAATCGAACTATAAGGTAAAACTAGTAGAATCCATCTTGAGTGATCTGAAATTGGTGGACTGACAGACATTTGAACAAATTATTTACCCAACTTACCCTTGATCATATTTCATCAAAAGGTTCATGCAAATGAGGTACTgacctttttttttgctttcgaGTCCATCTCCACATTAGCATGAATGATAACACTTTTTAAGGGTTGTAACAGGATGCTAAATCAATTATTTTCTTTCGGAAGGATCATCTGGTGATTGGCACGCCGAAACCATAAACATGCTCTCTCTTACAGTATTCTGGAGCACAAGGAGACGATGCGCATTCTCAACAAGATCCTGGTTCTGATGAAGCAAATGCCTGTTTCCAAGGATGATA
The DNA window shown above is from Musa acuminata AAA Group cultivar baxijiao chromosome BXJ2-4, Cavendish_Baxijiao_AAA, whole genome shotgun sequence and carries:
- the LOC135611338 gene encoding transcription termination factor MTERF15, mitochondrial-like, with the translated sequence MATRVLARLPLRRILFESPPNRSFPYRKIQSFSRPSNHHAAIPSESPSNPHFSRQVSIAGLLLRYGFPQSQLHEFIRKNRFLMGSSPSDVEKCIGILLSFGLNQDSLFSILSSCPWTLELGFLRKWQTAFSELRLPSLSPSFVRRALEQSAKLRIDPNDLHRGVQVMKNLSLNDKAMSRVLEEVPLTLMKNPFDIGCRIDILKDFRLKNDEINRICHLFPGFLAFNVDSRLRPLFAELRDLDFTPEEVRKMLLNNPKLLLSMEAGELSRCVDLLNSLKCRVPIKKKILSNGRLMACTEVKLRVDCLCCHGLIHRDAFKVLFVEPRVIIYDLEDIEKKIDFLLHKLGLCIEHLIEFPDYLGVNLEKQIIPRFDVIEHLKSIGGLGFNVGLKHLVRLSRLKFYNLFVKPYPECEKIFGGSIREIKPRHPTGMWKLFKPQKFSDTEEDVKNMKLFMESLA